Proteins encoded by one window of Porphyrobacter sp. YT40:
- a CDS encoding ribonuclease HII, protein MRGVTPGLTASGQPLVIGVDEAGRGPLAGPVVAAAVVLSSAIPAGLDDSKRLSAKRRAALDQAIRAGCGWAVAVVEPEEIDRVNIFMATMLAMTRAVASLVDALEVAPDSVLIDGNMTPHGRCAEWRWPARAIVGGDGIEPCISAASIIAKEWRDRLMLEAAAAHPHYGWERNKGYGTAEHIEALRRHGPSPLHRRSFAPVAQASLL, encoded by the coding sequence ATGCGAGGGGTCACTCCGGGTTTGACGGCATCGGGCCAGCCGCTGGTCATCGGGGTCGACGAGGCGGGGCGCGGGCCGCTCGCCGGGCCGGTGGTGGCCGCGGCGGTCGTGTTGAGTTCGGCGATACCGGCAGGGCTCGACGATTCCAAGCGCCTTTCGGCCAAGCGCCGCGCCGCGCTCGACCAAGCGATCCGCGCGGGCTGCGGCTGGGCGGTGGCGGTGGTCGAGCCCGAGGAGATCGACCGGGTCAACATCTTCATGGCGACGATGCTGGCGATGACCCGCGCCGTGGCGAGCCTTGTCGATGCGCTGGAGGTAGCGCCGGACAGCGTGCTGATCGACGGCAACATGACTCCGCATGGCCGCTGCGCCGAATGGCGCTGGCCCGCCCGCGCCATCGTCGGCGGGGACGGTATCGAGCCCTGCATATCGGCCGCCTCGATCATCGCCAAGGAATGGCGCGACCGCCTGATGCTGGAAGCCGCCGCCGCGCACCCGCATTACGGGTGGGAGCGCAACAAGGGCTACGGCACCGCCGAACACATAGAGGCGTTGCGCCGTCACGGCCCCAGTCCGCTTCATCGCCGCAGCTTCGCGCCGGTGGCGCAGGCCAGCCTGCTGTGA
- a CDS encoding PQQ-dependent sugar dehydrogenase: MNRPARFLALLSATVLPLASCAQAETGETAAAAAATAGPVSFAVSEVASFEEPWALAFAPGTQMLFITEKSGTLKVLDTASGKTGTVTGAPTVDYGGQGGLGDIAFLPAEAGKPLDGRTIYLSWVEAGDGDTRGAVVGKGTLACTGVEACAVEGLAVIWRQTPKVTGRGHYSHRITFSPDGQYLFIASGERQKMQPAQDTSNTLGSIVRLNLDGTPAAGNPLAAEGGASAEIWSYGHRNILGIDWDAQGRLWEVEHGPAGGDELNLVRQGANYGWPIRSNGEHYNGDPIPDHSADDGFAKPALSWNPVIAPGDMLIYNGDMFPAWKGHALMTGLATQALIDVAIEGESAREVARHEFDKRLRAIAQGPDGALWVAEDGKGAKLVKLTAK; the protein is encoded by the coding sequence ATGAACCGTCCTGCTCGCTTTCTCGCCCTCCTTTCCGCCACCGTGCTGCCGCTGGCAAGCTGCGCGCAGGCCGAAACCGGGGAAACCGCCGCCGCCGCCGCCGCCACGGCCGGCCCCGTGTCCTTCGCGGTGAGCGAAGTCGCCAGCTTCGAAGAGCCTTGGGCCCTCGCCTTCGCGCCGGGCACGCAGATGCTGTTCATCACCGAAAAGTCCGGGACTCTGAAGGTGCTCGACACCGCCAGCGGCAAGACCGGCACCGTCACCGGCGCGCCCACGGTAGATTATGGCGGCCAGGGCGGGCTCGGCGATATCGCCTTCCTGCCCGCCGAGGCAGGCAAGCCGCTCGATGGCCGCACGATCTATCTCAGCTGGGTCGAGGCCGGTGACGGCGACACCCGCGGCGCGGTGGTCGGCAAGGGCACGCTTGCCTGCACCGGGGTTGAGGCCTGCGCGGTCGAGGGCCTCGCCGTGATCTGGCGCCAGACCCCCAAGGTCACGGGCCGCGGTCACTATTCGCACCGCATCACCTTTTCGCCCGACGGGCAATATCTGTTCATCGCCAGCGGTGAGCGCCAGAAGATGCAGCCGGCGCAGGACACCTCGAACACGCTGGGCTCGATCGTGCGTCTGAACCTCGACGGCACCCCGGCGGCTGGCAATCCGCTCGCCGCAGAGGGCGGCGCGAGCGCGGAGATCTGGTCCTACGGCCACCGCAACATCCTCGGCATCGATTGGGACGCGCAAGGGCGCCTTTGGGAAGTCGAGCACGGCCCGGCTGGCGGGGACGAGCTCAACCTCGTCCGGCAGGGCGCCAATTACGGCTGGCCGATCCGCTCCAACGGCGAACATTACAACGGCGATCCGATCCCCGATCACAGCGCCGATGACGGCTTTGCCAAGCCCGCGCTCAGCTGGAACCCGGTGATCGCGCCGGGCGACATGCTGATCTACAACGGTGACATGTTTCCCGCGTGGAAGGGCCATGCACTGATGACGGGCCTTGCCACGCAGGCGCTGATCGACGTCGCGATCGAGGGTGAGAGCGCGCGCGAAGTCGCCCGCCACGAATTCGACAAGCGCCTGCGTGCCATCGCGCAGGGCCCCGACGGTGCGCTGTGGGTGGCCGAGGATGGCAAGGGCGCCAAGCTGGTGAAGCTCACCGCAAAATGA
- a CDS encoding N-acetyltransferase, whose protein sequence is MTASASAPASATLIPLEAVDPAMIEEVLDRAFGLDRHARTAYRIREGMDWLPGLSLAALDEHDMLVATIQCWPIGLQTRQGQVPLVMVGPVAVVPERQGEGFGVGLMSAMIAEDARLAANGGRALPQVLIGDAPYYGRWGFSAALTGGWRCPGPYEPSRLLARGTALAAMPGEGMLGPWEG, encoded by the coding sequence ATGACCGCATCCGCCAGCGCGCCTGCCAGCGCGACCCTGATCCCGCTCGAGGCGGTCGACCCCGCCATGATCGAGGAAGTGCTCGACCGCGCCTTCGGGCTGGATCGCCATGCGCGCACGGCCTATCGCATCCGCGAGGGCATGGATTGGCTGCCCGGCCTGAGCCTTGCCGCGCTCGACGAGCACGACATGCTGGTGGCGACGATCCAGTGCTGGCCGATCGGGCTTCAGACCAGACAGGGGCAGGTGCCGCTGGTGATGGTCGGGCCGGTGGCGGTCGTTCCCGAGAGGCAGGGCGAAGGCTTCGGCGTCGGCCTGATGAGCGCGATGATCGCCGAGGACGCGCGGCTTGCCGCAAATGGAGGCCGTGCCCTTCCGCAAGTGCTGATCGGCGATGCGCCCTATTACGGGCGCTGGGGCTTTTCCGCCGCGCTGACCGGCGGGTGGCGCTGCCCCGGCCCTTACGAACCCAGCCGCCTGCTCGCCCGTGGCACCGCGCTCGCCGCCATGCCGGGAGAGGGTATGCTGGGGCCGTGGGAAGGCTGA
- a CDS encoding DUF1285 domain-containing protein — translation MPYEPPPYLASLTLAEIAQLVADRKLPPVEGWAPQVVGESQMVIAADGTWFHEGGPIRREAMVRAFAGLLTRDEAGHHWLVTPFEKLAIEVEDAAFIATDCVRRDDALVFRLNTDDIVIAGPEHGLRVTGDPENPAVYLHVRRGCEARLNRSTWAQLAEIALAEGAEANGWQVTSQGAAFKLQP, via the coding sequence ATGCCCTACGAACCGCCCCCCTATCTCGCCAGCCTGACCCTCGCCGAAATCGCCCAGCTGGTGGCAGACCGCAAGCTGCCCCCGGTCGAAGGCTGGGCGCCGCAGGTGGTGGGCGAGAGCCAGATGGTGATCGCCGCCGACGGCACATGGTTTCACGAAGGCGGCCCGATCCGGCGCGAGGCGATGGTACGCGCCTTTGCGGGCCTGCTGACCCGCGACGAGGCCGGGCACCACTGGCTTGTCACCCCGTTCGAGAAGCTCGCGATAGAAGTCGAGGACGCGGCCTTCATCGCCACCGATTGCGTGCGCCGTGACGATGCGCTGGTGTTCCGCCTCAACACCGACGACATCGTCATCGCCGGGCCCGAGCATGGACTGCGCGTGACGGGCGATCCCGAGAATCCGGCGGTCTATCTCCATGTCCGGCGCGGGTGCGAGGCGCGGCTCAACCGCTCCACCTGGGCGCAGCTGGCCGAGATTGCGCTGGCCGAGGGGGCCGAGGCAAACGGCTGGCAGGTCACCAGTCAGGGCGCGGCTTTCAAACTCCAGCCATGA
- a CDS encoding CoA pyrophosphatase, producing MSLFDPLARAFAEGHAREISDLLSDAHFARDGRATPAAVLVAITDVPHDPQVILTQRPRAMRDHPGQVAFPGGKIDPGEDPVTAALREAEEELALPRDAVRVIGTSDVYHTGTGFLVTPVVGVVPPGLALTPNPAEVEAWFEAPLATLLDPASWTTNEVFWRGANRRYLELEWQGFRIWGVTAAIIANLSRRISWEALSDAA from the coding sequence ATGAGCCTGTTCGACCCCCTCGCCCGCGCCTTTGCCGAAGGCCATGCGCGCGAGATCTCCGATCTGCTGAGCGATGCGCATTTCGCCCGCGATGGTCGTGCGACCCCGGCGGCGGTGCTGGTTGCGATCACCGACGTGCCGCACGATCCGCAGGTGATCCTCACCCAGCGCCCCCGCGCGATGCGTGATCATCCGGGGCAGGTCGCCTTTCCCGGCGGCAAGATCGATCCGGGCGAGGACCCCGTCACCGCCGCCTTGCGCGAAGCCGAGGAGGAACTCGCCCTGCCGCGTGATGCCGTCCGCGTGATCGGCACCAGCGATGTCTATCACACCGGCACCGGCTTTCTGGTGACTCCGGTGGTGGGCGTGGTGCCGCCCGGCCTTGCGCTCACCCCCAACCCCGCCGAGGTCGAGGCCTGGTTCGAGGCTCCGCTGGCAACGCTGCTCGATCCCGCGAGCTGGACGACCAACGAGGTGTTCTGGCGGGGGGCGAACCGGCGCTATCTCGAACTCGAATGGCAGGGCTTCCGCATCTGGGGCGTGACCGCGGCGATCATCGCCAACCTGTCGCGCCGGATCAGTTGGGAGGCGCTCAGCGATGCTGCGTGA
- a CDS encoding CCA tRNA nucleotidyltransferase, translating to MLRDLAAADWTRREGLAALTAALGAENIRWVGGAVRDGLLGAAVADVDCATTLLPQEVIAACGKAGIRTVPTGIEHGTVTALLKDGPVEVTTLRRDVATDGRRATIAFASDWAEDAARRDFTINALYAHPQTLEIADYFGGLADLREGRVRFIGDARQRIAEDHLRILRYYRFQTRFGAALDTQAEDACAELAHTLKGLSRERIAAELLNLLALPDPHPTLTRMRARGVLGVILPETCPAHLAALERLIAAEAVQGFAPDPVRRLAALLPPSPEVAETVAARLRLSKAQRGKLVNAAERRASDADNPKALAYRLTPPLAIDRLLLAGANARPLEGWEVPTFPLKGGAIVARGITAGPEVARLLQTIEARWVAEGFPSADRVNQMLAEELGTSAFDWG from the coding sequence ATGCTGCGTGATCTGGCGGCGGCGGACTGGACCCGCCGCGAGGGCCTCGCCGCGCTGACGGCGGCGTTGGGGGCGGAGAACATCCGCTGGGTCGGCGGCGCGGTGCGCGACGGGCTGCTGGGCGCGGCCGTAGCCGATGTGGATTGCGCCACCACGCTGCTCCCGCAAGAGGTGATCGCGGCCTGCGGCAAGGCCGGTATCCGCACGGTTCCCACGGGCATCGAGCACGGCACAGTCACCGCGCTGCTCAAGGACGGCCCCGTGGAAGTCACCACCCTGCGCCGCGATGTGGCGACCGATGGCCGCCGCGCCACGATCGCCTTCGCGTCCGACTGGGCCGAGGATGCGGCGCGGCGCGATTTCACTATCAATGCGCTCTATGCCCACCCGCAGACGCTGGAGATCGCGGACTATTTCGGCGGGCTTGCCGACCTTCGCGAAGGCCGGGTGCGCTTCATCGGTGACGCGCGCCAGCGGATTGCCGAGGATCACCTGCGGATCCTTCGCTATTACCGCTTCCAGACCCGCTTCGGCGCGGCGCTCGATACGCAAGCGGAGGACGCCTGCGCCGAGCTGGCCCACACGCTCAAGGGCCTCAGCCGCGAACGGATTGCGGCGGAATTGCTGAACCTGCTCGCGCTGCCCGATCCCCACCCCACGCTCACCCGGATGCGCGCGCGCGGTGTGCTCGGCGTGATCCTGCCCGAAACCTGCCCCGCCCACCTCGCCGCGCTCGAACGGCTGATCGCCGCCGAGGCCGTGCAGGGCTTCGCGCCCGATCCGGTGCGCCGGCTCGCCGCGCTGCTCCCGCCCTCGCCCGAGGTGGCCGAGACAGTCGCCGCGCGGCTGCGGTTGTCGAAAGCCCAGCGCGGCAAGCTGGTGAACGCCGCCGAGCGCCGCGCCAGCGATGCCGACAATCCCAAGGCGCTGGCCTACCGCCTCACCCCGCCGCTCGCGATCGACCGGCTGTTGCTCGCCGGGGCCAACGCGCGCCCGCTGGAGGGGTGGGAGGTGCCGACCTTCCCGCTGAAAGGCGGCGCCATCGTCGCGCGCGGGATCACCGCCGGGCCTGAGGTCGCGCGCCTGCTCCAGACCATCGAGGCGCGCTGGGTGGCCGAGGGCTTCCCCTCCGCTGACCGCGTGAACCAGATGCTCGCCGAGGAGCTGGGCACCAGCGCGTTCGACTGGGGCTAA
- the parC gene encoding DNA topoisomerase IV subunit A — protein MSDPVTTEPDDSFDAIVDAPFDAALSERYLVYALSTITARSLPDLRDGLKPVHRRLLWAMRQLKLNPSDAFKKSARVVGDVIGKYHPHGDASVYDAMVRLAQDFSLRYPLVEGQGNFGNVDGDNAAAYRYTEARLTRTALELMAGLDEGTVDFIPTYNGEEIEPEIFPGLFPNLLANGASGIAVGMATSIPSHNVAEIIDATLELIDNPSVSHERLMELFHGPDFATGGQVIDSAAAISEAYRTGRGAFRLRGRFFAPEAKDAADIEAGIERLGGGQWQLVISEIPYQVPKGKLIEQIAQAIADKKLPILEDVRDESDTAIRIVIVPKSRNVDPELLKESLFKLTDLETRFSLNMNVLDARPGYGRTPMVMGLKELLESWTFAQIDILQRRARHRLEKIADRLELVRGYIIAFLNLDRVIEIIRTEDEPKPVMIAEFELTDRQAEAILNMRLRSLRKLEEMQLRKEQDELLAEEAELNALLESPARQRTRLKRDLRALRKSYAEDTPLGRRRTLIAEAAPTVEFSMEAMIEKAPVTVILSQKGWIRAASGHVPLDQEFKYKEGDGLAFIVHAQTTDKLLLAASDGRFYTLGCDKLPGARGFGEPVRTMIDLESDASVSAMMVHRPGGRLLLASSHGKGFVAEMNELLAETRKGRQVVNLKDGAQLAVIRPIGEGHDHVAVVGDNRKLVVFNLEELPVMTRGQGVQLQRYRDGGLSDATTFVLADGLSWQMGGSGERTRTETEIRLWKVARGAAGRMPPQGFPKANKFD, from the coding sequence ATGTCCGATCCCGTCACCACCGAGCCCGACGACAGCTTCGATGCCATCGTCGATGCGCCCTTCGATGCCGCGCTGTCGGAGCGCTATCTGGTCTATGCGCTTTCGACCATCACCGCGCGCTCGCTGCCCGATCTGCGTGACGGGCTGAAGCCGGTGCATCGCCGTCTGCTGTGGGCGATGCGGCAGTTGAAGCTCAACCCCAGCGATGCCTTCAAGAAGTCGGCGCGCGTGGTGGGCGATGTGATCGGCAAGTATCACCCGCATGGCGATGCATCGGTCTATGACGCGATGGTGCGCCTCGCGCAGGATTTCAGCCTGCGTTACCCGCTGGTTGAAGGGCAGGGGAACTTCGGCAACGTCGATGGCGATAATGCTGCCGCCTACCGCTACACCGAAGCCCGCCTGACGCGCACCGCATTGGAACTGATGGCGGGGCTGGACGAGGGCACCGTCGATTTCATCCCGACCTACAATGGCGAGGAGATCGAGCCCGAGATTTTCCCCGGCCTGTTCCCCAACCTGCTCGCCAACGGCGCCAGCGGGATCGCGGTCGGCATGGCGACCTCCATCCCCAGCCACAATGTCGCCGAGATCATCGACGCGACCTTGGAGCTGATCGACAACCCCTCGGTCAGTCACGAGCGGCTGATGGAACTGTTCCACGGCCCCGATTTCGCCACCGGCGGACAGGTGATCGACAGCGCGGCGGCGATCAGCGAGGCCTATCGCACCGGGCGCGGTGCCTTCCGCCTGCGCGGGCGCTTCTTCGCGCCCGAGGCGAAGGACGCGGCCGATATCGAGGCGGGGATCGAGCGGCTGGGCGGCGGACAGTGGCAGCTCGTCATCTCGGAAATCCCCTATCAGGTGCCCAAGGGCAAGCTGATCGAACAGATCGCGCAGGCGATCGCCGACAAGAAGCTGCCGATCCTCGAAGACGTGCGCGACGAAAGCGATACCGCGATCCGCATCGTGATCGTCCCCAAAAGCCGCAATGTCGATCCTGAGCTGCTGAAGGAAAGCCTGTTCAAGCTGACGGACTTGGAAACGCGCTTCAGCCTCAACATGAACGTGCTCGACGCGCGGCCCGGTTATGGCCGCACGCCGATGGTGATGGGGCTGAAGGAACTGCTCGAAAGCTGGACCTTCGCGCAGATCGACATCCTCCAGCGCCGCGCGCGGCATCGGCTCGAGAAGATCGCCGACCGGCTGGAGCTGGTGCGCGGCTATATCATCGCCTTCCTCAACCTCGACCGGGTGATCGAGATCATCCGCACCGAGGATGAGCCCAAGCCGGTGATGATCGCCGAATTCGAACTGACCGACCGGCAGGCCGAAGCGATCCTCAACATGCGGCTGCGCTCCCTGCGCAAGCTCGAGGAAATGCAGCTGCGCAAGGAGCAGGACGAGCTGCTGGCCGAAGAGGCGGAACTGAACGCCCTGCTGGAAAGCCCGGCCCGCCAGCGCACGCGGCTGAAGCGCGATCTGCGCGCGCTGCGCAAGTCCTATGCCGAGGACACCCCTCTGGGCCGCCGCCGAACGCTTATTGCCGAGGCTGCGCCGACGGTCGAATTCAGCATGGAAGCGATGATCGAGAAGGCGCCGGTTACGGTGATCCTCAGCCAGAAGGGCTGGATCAGGGCGGCGAGCGGCCATGTGCCGCTGGATCAGGAGTTCAAGTACAAGGAAGGCGATGGCCTCGCCTTCATCGTCCACGCGCAGACCACCGACAAGCTGCTGCTGGCCGCCAGTGACGGGCGCTTCTACACGCTCGGCTGCGACAAGCTGCCCGGCGCGCGCGGGTTTGGCGAGCCGGTGCGCACGATGATCGACCTCGAAAGCGATGCCTCGGTCAGCGCGATGATGGTGCATCGTCCGGGCGGGAGGCTGCTGCTCGCCTCAAGCCACGGCAAGGGCTTCGTCGCGGAAATGAACGAGCTGCTGGCCGAAACCCGCAAGGGGCGGCAGGTGGTCAACCTCAAGGACGGCGCGCAGCTCGCGGTGATCCGCCCGATCGGCGAGGGCCACGATCATGTCGCGGTGGTGGGCGACAATCGCAAGCTGGTGGTGTTCAACCTCGAAGAGCTGCCAGTGATGACCCGCGGGCAGGGGGTACAGCTGCAACGCTATCGCGATGGCGGGCTGTCGGATGCGACCACCTTCGTGCTGGCGGACGGGCTCAGCTGGCAGATGGGTGGGAGCGGAGAGCGCACCCGCACCGAGACCGAAATCCGCCTGTGGAAGGTCGCGCGCGGTGCCGCCGGGCGGATGCCGCCGCAGGGCTTCCCGAAGGCGAACAAGTTCGATTGA
- a CDS encoding DUF4349 domain-containing protein has translation MRKPLIFFTIAAIALSACSQSESDRSTTDMAQTETAEAASPQAGGDVALLPTLDKIPVNLPQLAYVYDYRWQMPAESIAGLQRRHAALCEQQGPAICQITGMTKTGEADAIIGELQMAVATRQARAFGALIEDEALDAGAQQIAAEIVSEELSKQLVDTEARLASRIALRDRLQDVLRGRKGKVEELIEAERSVAAVNEEIDQARSWLKEMEGRVAYSRVTVHYETGTPVTSDFLGPVTGALGALGSIFGYLVAILILVGSVGLPVAAIWWAARAVERRLANSATNRA, from the coding sequence ATGCGTAAGCCCCTGATTTTCTTCACCATCGCTGCCATCGCATTGAGCGCCTGCAGCCAGAGCGAAAGCGACCGGTCGACCACCGACATGGCGCAGACCGAGACCGCCGAGGCGGCAAGCCCGCAAGCTGGCGGTGACGTGGCGCTCTTGCCGACCCTCGACAAGATCCCCGTCAATCTCCCACAACTTGCCTATGTCTATGATTATCGTTGGCAAATGCCGGCCGAGAGCATCGCTGGCCTGCAACGCCGCCACGCCGCGCTGTGCGAGCAACAGGGCCCCGCCATTTGCCAGATCACCGGCATGACCAAGACGGGCGAGGCGGATGCGATCATCGGCGAATTGCAGATGGCGGTCGCCACCCGGCAGGCGCGGGCTTTCGGCGCGCTGATCGAGGACGAAGCGCTGGATGCCGGGGCGCAGCAAATCGCCGCCGAGATCGTCTCCGAGGAACTCTCGAAGCAGTTGGTCGATACCGAGGCCCGTCTCGCTTCCCGCATCGCATTGCGTGACCGGCTGCAGGACGTGCTGCGAGGCCGCAAGGGCAAGGTCGAGGAACTGATCGAGGCCGAACGCAGCGTCGCTGCCGTCAATGAAGAGATCGATCAGGCGCGAAGCTGGCTTAAGGAAATGGAGGGGCGCGTGGCCTACAGCCGGGTCACGGTCCACTACGAAACGGGCACACCGGTCACCAGCGACTTTCTCGGCCCGGTGACGGGCGCTCTCGGCGCGCTGGGGTCGATTTTCGGCTATCTGGTCGCGATCCTGATCCTGGTCGGATCCGTGGGCCTGCCCGTGGCCGCTATATGGTGGGCCGCGCGGGCCGTGGAGCGCCGCTTGGCGAATTCTGCGACCAATCGCGCCTGA
- a CDS encoding type 1 glutamine amidotransferase domain-containing protein, whose product MKPILIIATDGFEQSELMEPKRLLEEAGAETVVASLDEGEIKGWDDGNWGESVKVDMLVDKVSVDDYAALLLPGGQINPDILRMNDKVISLVREFDKADKPIAAICHAPWLLAEAGIIRGKVVTGWPSIRTDLTNAGGAVIDQNVAVDGNLITSRMPDDIPAFTKALKDAVGMRRTEDARKVA is encoded by the coding sequence ATGAAACCGATCCTCATCATCGCCACCGACGGCTTCGAACAGTCCGAACTGATGGAGCCCAAGCGCCTGCTTGAGGAAGCGGGCGCCGAAACCGTGGTCGCCAGCCTCGACGAAGGCGAGATCAAGGGCTGGGACGACGGCAACTGGGGCGAAAGTGTCAAGGTCGACATGCTGGTCGATAAGGTTAGCGTCGACGATTACGCCGCGCTGTTGCTTCCGGGCGGTCAGATCAACCCGGACATTCTGCGCATGAACGACAAGGTCATCAGCCTCGTGCGCGAATTCGACAAGGCGGACAAGCCGATCGCGGCGATCTGCCACGCGCCGTGGCTGCTGGCCGAAGCCGGGATCATTCGCGGCAAGGTCGTGACCGGCTGGCCCTCGATCCGCACCGACCTCACCAACGCCGGCGGCGCGGTGATCGACCAGAACGTCGCGGTCGACGGCAACCTCATCACCAGCCGCATGCCCGACGATATCCCGGCCTTCACCAAGGCATTGAAGGATGCCGTGGGGATGCGCCGCACCGAAGACGCCCGCAAGGTCGCATAA
- a CDS encoding 2Fe-2S iron-sulfur cluster-binding protein, whose protein sequence is MSITLTFIDPRGKTVKTEAAPGDNLLRVGQAAGLPLEGTCEGQMACSTCHVVVAAEWFDRLPPASEEEEDMLDFAAGARRTSRLSCQIELTPELDGLTVSVPGESNDLRRM, encoded by the coding sequence GTGAGCATCACCCTGACCTTCATCGACCCGCGCGGAAAAACGGTTAAGACCGAGGCCGCGCCGGGCGACAATCTGCTGCGCGTGGGCCAAGCGGCGGGGCTGCCGCTGGAAGGGACGTGCGAGGGGCAGATGGCGTGCTCGACCTGTCATGTCGTCGTCGCCGCCGAATGGTTCGACCGCCTGCCGCCCGCGAGCGAGGAAGAGGAAGACATGCTCGATTTCGCTGCCGGTGCGCGCCGCACCAGCCGCCTGTCGTGCCAGATCGAACTCACGCCGGAGCTTGACGGGCTGACCGTCAGCGTGCCGGGCGAAAGCAACGACCTCAGACGCATGTAA
- a CDS encoding cysteine desulfurase family protein yields MIYLDYQATTPLAPETREAMLRWLGGPESDTFGNPHSPHRMGRMAAAAVETARERVAALLPPNGRLIFTSGATEAINTVIQGTPGDVITFATEHAAVLDCQRVVEAQGRRFTVLPVTPDGRADLGALEAALTPETGLVAVMAINNEIGVRNPLAPVVEIARRVGARVLVDAVQAYGKVPVEVAADYIAISAHKCHGPKGIGALWIGPDAPPLAPLMLGGGQEGGLRSGTLSPALAAGFGAAAQTAQEGLSEQMFHVEHLWNIARAAFAEWDLNGSAMDRWHGNLNIRKDGLDVARLMSDCRQIMFSAGSACASGSGRPSHVLRALGLTDAEAKSSIRIGFGRYTTAQDIETAAAAILSGAKEQGL; encoded by the coding sequence ATGATCTACCTCGACTATCAAGCCACCACGCCCCTTGCGCCCGAAACGCGCGAGGCGATGCTGCGCTGGCTGGGCGGGCCGGAGAGCGACACTTTCGGCAACCCCCATTCGCCGCACCGCATGGGCCGCATGGCCGCTGCCGCAGTCGAAACCGCGCGCGAGCGGGTCGCGGCGCTGCTCCCCCCGAATGGCAGGCTGATCTTCACCAGCGGCGCCACGGAAGCGATCAACACCGTCATTCAGGGCACGCCCGGCGATGTCATCACCTTCGCCACCGAACACGCCGCGGTGCTCGATTGCCAGCGTGTGGTCGAGGCGCAGGGGCGGCGGTTCACGGTGCTGCCCGTCACCCCCGATGGCCGCGCCGATCTGGGCGCGCTCGAAGCAGCGCTCACGCCGGAAACGGGACTGGTCGCGGTGATGGCGATCAACAACGAGATCGGGGTGCGCAATCCTCTCGCCCCGGTGGTGGAGATTGCCCGCCGCGTCGGCGCGCGAGTGCTGGTCGATGCGGTGCAGGCCTATGGCAAGGTGCCGGTCGAGGTCGCGGCGGATTACATCGCGATCTCCGCGCACAAGTGCCACGGGCCCAAGGGCATCGGCGCGCTGTGGATCGGCCCCGACGCTCCGCCACTCGCGCCGCTGATGCTGGGCGGCGGGCAGGAGGGTGGCCTCAGATCAGGCACCCTGTCGCCCGCGCTCGCCGCCGGGTTCGGCGCAGCGGCACAGACCGCGCAGGAGGGCCTGTCGGAGCAAATGTTTCACGTGGAACATTTATGGAACATCGCCCGCGCCGCCTTCGCCGAGTGGGACTTGAACGGCAGTGCGATGGATCGCTGGCACGGCAATCTCAACATTCGCAAGGATGGTCTCGACGTCGCCCGGCTGATGAGCGATTGCCGCCAGATCATGTTCTCGGCCGGGAGCGCCTGTGCCAGCGGATCGGGCCGGCCGAGCCATGTGCTGCGCGCGCTGGGCCTGACGGACGCTGAGGCAAAGTCCTCTATCCGCATCGGTTTCGGGCGTTATACCACCGCGCAGGACATCGAAACCGCCGCCGCCGCGATTCTTTCGGGCGCGAAGGAGCAAGGCCTGTGA